Below is a window of Lacrimispora xylanolytica DNA.
ATACCAGCTTAGTTTCCAGAGTTACCTTACTTACGACTTCTGATGCTTCTTCGAACTTTTCCAATGTCAACATTTTTTTAAGCCTCTACTTTCTCATCTGCGTGAAACAATGCATTCACAAACTCGTTTGCATTGAACTTCTGTAAGTCATCGATTTTCTCCCCAACACCAATATATTTTACAGGAATGCCAAGCTCAGACTGAATGGCTACAGCAATTCCTCCTTTTGCAGTACCGTCGAGCTTTGTCAGGATGATTCCAGTAATATCTGCAACCTCCATAAACTGTTTGGCCTGAACAAGTGCATTCTGTCCGGTGGTTCCATCTAAGACCACCAGTGTTTCCCGGTAGGCATCCGGATATTCCTTATCAATGATCCGGTTGATTTTCTTAAGCTCCTCCATAAGATTTTTCTTGTTATGGAGACGCCCTGCCGTATCACAGATTAGAACATCTGCCTGTCTGGACTTTGCAGCTGCCACTGCGTCGTATACAACGGCGGCCGGGTCAGAGCCTTCCTGCTGGGCGATGATATCGACATTCGCTCTTCTGGCCCATTCTGTAAGCTGTTCAATGGCGGCCGCACGGAAGGTATCAGCAGCTGCAACTATGACCTTCTTCCCGTCGTCCTTCATCTGGCCTGCCAGCTTTCCAACGGAAGTGGTTTTACCTACACCATTGACGCCGATGACAAGGAGCACGGATTTGCGGTTCTCAAATTCATATGCATTTTCGCCAAGGTCCATCTGCTCTCTGATACTGTCCATCAGAAGCTCTTTGCATTCGGAAGGATCTTTAATTCCTTTTTCTTTCACTCTCTTTTTTAAATCTTCAACAATAGACATGGTGGTCTGGATTCCCAGATCTCCCATGATGAGAATTTCTTCAATCTCTTCATAAAACTCATCATCAATCGCCGAGAAGCCGCTGAAAATGGAATCCACGCCGGCAATAATGTTATCCCTTGTCTTTTGAAGTCCAGCAACCAGCTTCCCAAAAAATCCCTTTTTCTCACTCATAGTCGGTCTCCTTAACTTTCTAGATCTTCCTCGATCAGATTTACTGATACAAGCGTTGAAACGCCTTTCTCCTGCATGGTAATACCA
It encodes the following:
- the ftsY gene encoding signal recognition particle-docking protein FtsY, yielding MSEKKGFFGKLVAGLQKTRDNIIAGVDSIFSGFSAIDDEFYEEIEEILIMGDLGIQTTMSIVEDLKKRVKEKGIKDPSECKELLMDSIREQMDLGENAYEFENRKSVLLVIGVNGVGKTTSVGKLAGQMKDDGKKVIVAAADTFRAAAIEQLTEWARRANVDIIAQQEGSDPAAVVYDAVAAAKSRQADVLICDTAGRLHNKKNLMEELKKINRIIDKEYPDAYRETLVVLDGTTGQNALVQAKQFMEVADITGIILTKLDGTAKGGIAVAIQSELGIPVKYIGVGEKIDDLQKFNANEFVNALFHADEKVEA